One segment of Spiroplasma kunkelii CR2-3x DNA contains the following:
- the rplK gene encoding 50S ribosomal protein L11, protein MARITRITKLEFQAGQAKPGPELASLGINMPQFCTQFNDATKERMGDVVPVVIIAFDDKTFKFELKTTPAAFLLKKAAKIQKGSPKAKDEKVATISVDEVRKIAEYKLVDLNANDVEAAMHIIEGTARNMGIVVEGMPSKKEKN, encoded by the coding sequence GTGGCAAGAATTACAAGAATTACAAAATTAGAATTTCAAGCAGGACAAGCAAAACCAGGGCCAGAATTAGCTTCATTAGGAATTAATATGCCTCAATTTTGTACACAGTTTAATGATGCAACAAAAGAACGAATGGGTGATGTTGTTCCAGTTGTTATTATTGCTTTTGATGATAAGACATTTAAATTTGAATTAAAAACAACACCAGCAGCGTTTTTATTAAAAAAAGCAGCAAAAATCCAAAAGGGATCACCAAAGGCAAAAGATGAAAAGGTAGCAACAATTTCAGTTGATGAAGTTCGCAAAATTGCGGAATATAAACTTGTTGATTTAAACGCAAATGATGTTGAAGCAGCAATGCATATTATTGAAGGAACTGCTCGTAATATGGGTATTGTTGTTGAAGGTATGCCAAGTAAGAAGGAGAAAAACTAA
- the uvrB gene encoding excinuclease ABC subunit UvrB — translation MFKLTSNYLPAGDQPLAIEKLTTNLLANKKHQVLLGATGTGKTFTMANVIENYQKPTLVMAHNKTLAMQLYVELKEMFPENRVEYFVSNFDFYQPEAYLPGKDLYINKDARQNMELDMMRLSAFNALITSKDVIVVASVAAIYAAQDPNEYKKSFLQINRNQKISKKDLANFLVSSGYVRNDIELIPGSFSAKGDVIKIIPGWNVKTFIRIDLFGDEIDDLAYIDGITGDVTQWLSTLTIFPAQDYITSPERLAEAIKRIEAELKVRLAELEAAGKIVELQRLKQRTEYDLDLLRESGICSGIENYSRHLDLREEGEAPYTLIDFFGQDFLTIIDESHMSFPQIRAMYNTDRSRKETLVNYGFRLKSALDNRPLNFDEFNQKLKNVIFVSATPGDYELSLVNNEVVEQIIRPTGLLDPTVEVKSTVGQIDDIIEQVKIRRKKNERVFITTLTIRMSEDLTSYLQEQNVKVAYLHSELKTLERSQILLDLRKGVYDCIVGVNLIREGIDIPEVSLICILDADKQGFLRNERSLIQTIGRVARNAAGHVILYADSVSGSMQKAMRETARRRKIQEAYNLKYHITPATIIKNIRDYTNIKRQGDKLHNIKNKKLKEYKTAKEGLLQDLRKEMYEASKKLDFERAAELRDIIIEIEAE, via the coding sequence GTGTTTAAATTAACATCAAATTATTTGCCAGCAGGTGATCAACCTCTGGCAATTGAAAAATTAACTACCAATTTATTAGCAAATAAAAAACATCAAGTTTTATTAGGAGCAACGGGAACTGGAAAAACATTTACAATGGCAAATGTTATTGAAAATTATCAAAAACCAACATTGGTGATGGCACATAATAAAACATTAGCAATGCAATTATATGTTGAGTTAAAAGAAATGTTTCCAGAAAATCGTGTTGAGTATTTTGTTTCAAACTTTGATTTTTATCAACCGGAAGCTTATTTGCCAGGAAAAGATTTATACATTAATAAAGATGCTCGCCAAAATATGGAGTTAGACATGATGCGGTTAAGTGCTTTTAATGCTTTAATAACTAGTAAAGATGTTATTGTCGTGGCTTCTGTTGCTGCAATTTATGCAGCACAAGATCCAAATGAATATAAAAAATCTTTTTTGCAAATTAATCGTAATCAAAAAATTAGTAAAAAAGATTTAGCCAATTTTTTAGTATCATCAGGATATGTTCGTAATGATATTGAATTGATTCCAGGTAGTTTTAGTGCTAAAGGTGATGTAATTAAAATTATTCCAGGGTGAAATGTTAAAACTTTTATTCGCATTGATTTGTTTGGAGATGAAATTGATGATTTAGCTTATATTGATGGAATTACTGGTGATGTTACACAGTGGTTATCAACATTAACAATTTTTCCAGCGCAAGATTATATTACTTCTCCAGAACGCTTAGCTGAAGCAATTAAGCGAATTGAAGCAGAATTAAAAGTTCGCTTAGCTGAATTAGAAGCAGCTGGAAAAATTGTTGAATTACAACGTTTAAAACAACGAACTGAATATGATTTAGATTTACTTCGTGAAAGTGGAATATGTTCTGGAATTGAAAACTATTCACGACATTTAGATTTACGAGAAGAAGGAGAAGCACCGTATACTTTGATTGATTTTTTTGGCCAAGATTTTTTAACTATTATTGATGAATCACATATGTCATTTCCACAAATTCGAGCAATGTATAACACAGATCGAAGTCGCAAAGAAACCTTAGTAAATTATGGTTTTCGTTTAAAAAGTGCATTAGATAATCGTCCCTTAAATTTTGATGAATTTAATCAAAAATTAAAAAATGTTATTTTTGTTTCAGCAACTCCGGGTGATTATGAATTAAGTTTAGTAAATAATGAAGTGGTTGAACAAATTATTCGTCCAACGGGATTATTAGATCCAACCGTAGAAGTAAAATCAACAGTAGGACAAATTGATGATATTATTGAACAAGTAAAAATTCGTAGGAAAAAAAATGAACGTGTTTTTATTACTACTTTAACAATTCGGATGTCAGAAGATTTAACAAGTTACTTACAAGAACAAAATGTTAAAGTTGCATATTTACATAGTGAATTAAAAACTTTAGAACGTAGTCAAATCTTATTGGATTTACGAAAAGGAGTTTATGATTGTATTGTTGGTGTTAACTTAATTCGTGAAGGAATTGATATTCCAGAAGTATCATTAATTTGTATTCTTGATGCTGATAAGCAAGGATTTTTACGAAATGAACGAAGTTTAATTCAAACAATTGGTCGTGTTGCAAGGAATGCGGCTGGGCATGTTATTTTATATGCTGATAGTGTTTCTGGATCAATGCAAAAAGCAATGCGAGAAACTGCTCGCCGTCGGAAAATTCAAGAGGCATATAATTTGAAATATCATATTACTCCAGCAACAATTATTAAGAATATTCGTGATTATACTAATATTAAACGTCAAGGTGATAAATTACATAACATTAAAAATAAAAAATTAAAAGAATATAAAACAGCTAAAGAAGGATTACTACAAGATTTACGAAAAGAAATGTATGAGGCAAGTAAAAAACTTGATTTTGAACGAGCTGCAGAATTACGCGATATTATTATTGAAATTGAAGCAGAATAA
- the sufB gene encoding Fe-S cluster assembly protein SufB has protein sequence MPKLKQEKEIKEISSYKYGFNDGNISYYNTGKGLNETIINEISDHKNEPDWMREYRLQSYHNFLKIKNPSWGPNLEFIDFDEYIYYIKPTEHIATKWDEVPEKIKKTFDRLGLPEAEREYLAGIKAQYDSEPVYGSMLKEVEEKGIIFLDCDTALRQHPALFKKYFGTLVPNTDNKYAALNGAVWSGGSFIYVPKGVKLEKPLQAYFRINYQNSGQFERTLIIVDDDAELHYIEGCTAPIYSRDSLHDAIVEIFVGKNAKMRYTTVQNWSDNVLNLVTKRSIVDENGQMEWIDGNIGSKINMKYPSVILKGNNSKGQCISIAVAKENIIQDAGSKMIHLGKNTSSKIISKSMTFNGGIANYRGLVHIGPKAQYSKARVECDTLILDGKSHSDTIPQNKVYNNESQIEHEATVSKVSEEQLFYLQSRGLSEQEALEMIIMGFLEPFTRELPMEYAVELNQLIKMDMEGSVG, from the coding sequence ATGCCAAAATTAAAGCAAGAAAAAGAAATTAAAGAAATTTCTAGTTATAAATATGGTTTTAATGATGGAAATATTTCTTACTATAATACTGGGAAAGGTCTTAATGAAACAATTATTAATGAAATTTCAGATCATAAAAATGAACCAGATTGAATGCGAGAATATCGGTTACAGTCATATCATAATTTTTTAAAAATAAAAAATCCAAGTTGAGGGCCAAACTTAGAATTTATAGATTTTGATGAGTATATTTATTATATTAAACCAACAGAACATATTGCAACAAAATGAGATGAGGTTCCTGAAAAAATTAAAAAAACCTTTGACCGGTTAGGTTTACCAGAAGCCGAACGTGAATATTTAGCTGGAATTAAAGCTCAATATGATAGTGAGCCAGTTTATGGAAGTATGTTAAAAGAAGTTGAAGAAAAAGGAATTATTTTTTTAGATTGTGATACCGCATTACGTCAACATCCAGCGTTATTTAAAAAATATTTTGGAACATTAGTACCAAATACAGATAATAAATATGCTGCTTTAAATGGAGCTGTTTGATCAGGTGGATCATTTATTTATGTTCCAAAGGGAGTTAAATTAGAAAAACCATTGCAGGCTTATTTCCGAATTAATTATCAGAATAGTGGTCAGTTTGAACGCACATTAATTATTGTTGATGATGATGCAGAATTACACTATATTGAAGGATGCACAGCACCAATTTATTCTCGTGATTCTTTACATGATGCTATTGTTGAAATTTTTGTGGGAAAAAATGCAAAAATGCGTTATACAACTGTTCAAAACTGGAGTGATAATGTTTTAAATTTAGTAACAAAACGTAGCATTGTTGATGAAAATGGTCAAATGGAATGAATTGATGGTAATATTGGATCAAAAATTAATATGAAGTATCCGAGTGTTATTTTAAAAGGAAATAATAGTAAAGGACAATGTATTTCAATTGCGGTAGCAAAGGAAAATATTATTCAAGATGCTGGTTCAAAAATGATTCATTTGGGAAAAAATACTTCTTCTAAAATTATTTCTAAATCAATGACTTTTAATGGTGGGATAGCAAACTATCGTGGGTTAGTTCATATTGGACCAAAAGCACAGTATTCAAAAGCTAGGGTTGAATGCGATACTCTAATTCTAGATGGAAAATCACATTCTGATACAATTCCTCAGAATAAAGTTTATAATAACGAATCACAAATTGAGCATGAAGCAACAGTAAGTAAAGTTTCTGAGGAACAATTATTTTATTTACAAAGTCGTGGTTTATCAGAACAAGAAGCTTTGGAAATGATTATTATGGGATTTTTAGAACCATTTACAAGAGAATTACCAATGGAATATGCAGTTGAATTAAATCAGTTAATTAAAATGGATATGGAAGGTAGTGTTGGTTAA
- the rplA gene encoding 50S ribosomal protein L1 translates to MAKFGKKYNKVTELVDKNKVYPITEAIELAKQTATTKFDSTVEVAFNLNVDPRHADQQIRGAVVLPKGTGKTQRILVLTNSKEADAKAAGADFVGSKDLIEKIQKENWFDYDVIIATPDIMAELGKIGKLLGPKALMPNPKTGTVTPDVIKAIGDVKKGKVEYRVDKNGNIHSIIGKASFKVEDLKANYDVIYETIRKAKPAAVKGSYIKNIAITTTMGPGIKVLIEL, encoded by the coding sequence ATGGCAAAATTTGGTAAAAAATATAATAAAGTTACTGAATTAGTTGATAAAAATAAGGTATACCCAATTACAGAAGCAATTGAATTAGCAAAACAAACTGCAACAACAAAATTTGACTCAACCGTTGAAGTTGCCTTTAATTTAAACGTTGATCCACGTCATGCTGACCAACAAATTCGTGGAGCTGTTGTGTTACCAAAAGGAACAGGAAAAACACAACGAATTTTAGTTTTAACAAATAGCAAGGAAGCTGATGCTAAAGCAGCAGGTGCTGATTTTGTTGGTAGTAAAGATTTAATTGAAAAAATTCAAAAAGAAAACTGATTTGATTATGATGTTATTATAGCAACACCAGATATTATGGCAGAATTAGGAAAAATTGGAAAATTATTAGGGCCAAAAGCATTAATGCCAAACCCTAAAACAGGAACAGTTACCCCAGATGTTATTAAAGCAATTGGTGATGTTAAAAAAGGAAAAGTTGAATATCGTGTTGATAAAAATGGAAACATTCATTCAATTATTGGAAAAGCATCATTTAAAGTTGAAGATTTAAAAGCTAATTATGATGTAATTTATGAAACAATTCGTAAGGCAAAACCAGCGGCTGTTAAGGGATCATATATTAAAAATATTGCTATCACAACAACAATGGGACCAGGAATTAAAGTTTTAATTGAATTATAA
- the sufU gene encoding Fe-S cluster assembly sulfur transfer protein SufU, which produces MEFNKNDPMFLRQIIMDHYSEPQYKGLTKKPTVYSIHQASESCIDDIYLELMIEGNKIISARFDGVGCAISTASSDIMAQELEGKTIKDGLAIIENYLEMVFDKQYDENKLNDLIAFINIAKQPNRIKCATIGVTGFQTILLDLLKTDND; this is translated from the coding sequence ATGGAATTTAATAAAAATGACCCAATGTTTTTACGACAAATTATTATGGACCATTATTCAGAACCACAATACAAAGGTTTAACAAAGAAACCAACAGTTTATTCAATTCATCAAGCTTCTGAATCATGTATTGATGATATTTATTTAGAATTAATGATTGAAGGGAATAAAATTATAAGTGCTCGGTTTGACGGTGTTGGTTGTGCAATTTCAACAGCATCAAGTGACATTATGGCACAAGAGCTAGAAGGAAAAACAATAAAGGATGGTTTAGCAATTATTGAAAATTATTTAGAAATGGTTTTTGACAAACAATATGATGAGAACAAGTTAAACGATTTAATTGCTTTTATTAATATTGCAAAACAACCTAATCGAATTAAATGTGCGACAATTGGTGTTACTGGTTTTCAAACAATATTATTAGATTTATTAAAAACAGATAATGATTAA
- a CDS encoding prolipoprotein diacylglyceryl transferase — protein MNLATWIAHDTYGNWFRPYWFLIFCGFAITIILSWINFCKRDIPTQGFYWGIFMITPIALLGASFFGKYDVKNPIFFFTLFAFWEPGMSIHGGLIFGLIAGWIWFGFESRKHNISLWVYADLIVPNILLAQAIGRWGNFFNHELLGAPNAREQLMWLPSFIRDNLFKWYVPTPVPNNFHLIEAIGINRNRVDATDFNNVQYFQPIFLYESLANILLWFLIVIVLPLIFRYSYYWRFKKEEPDFMQLSWKGVWAKWYFDIKPDPMVINNLSQQVNFKKVYFKNKHKITKKQVMKANWKYCGARLKQIFTADVRELEKIENPHRLKILRCGIKTGMYIAGYNFIRIILEIQRDDHDLFLKNMRTLDYVILSLMIVIGIILILFAQWIAVIKWRKGGWLYEKQY, from the coding sequence GTGAATTTAGCAACATGAATTGCCCACGATACTTATGGAAATTGATTTCGTCCTTATTGATTTTTAATTTTTTGTGGTTTTGCAATTACCATTATTTTATCATGAATTAATTTTTGTAAACGTGATATTCCAACGCAAGGATTTTACTGAGGAATTTTTATGATTACACCGATTGCTTTATTAGGGGCTAGTTTTTTTGGTAAATATGATGTTAAAAATCCAATTTTCTTTTTTACATTATTTGCTTTCTGAGAACCAGGAATGAGTATTCATGGGGGGCTAATTTTTGGTTTAATTGCCGGCTGAATTTGATTTGGTTTTGAATCACGAAAACATAATATTTCGTTATGAGTATATGCTGATTTAATTGTTCCAAATATTTTGCTAGCACAAGCAATTGGGCGATGAGGTAATTTTTTTAATCATGAATTATTAGGAGCACCAAATGCACGCGAACAATTAATGTGATTGCCAAGTTTTATTCGTGATAATTTATTTAAATGATATGTCCCAACTCCGGTACCAAATAATTTTCATCTAATAGAGGCAATTGGGATTAACAGAAACCGTGTTGACGCAACTGATTTTAATAATGTGCAATATTTTCAACCAATTTTCCTATATGAATCATTGGCTAATATTTTATTATGATTCTTAATTGTGATTGTATTACCATTAATATTTCGTTATAGTTATTATTGAAGGTTTAAAAAAGAAGAACCCGATTTTATGCAGTTATCGTGGAAAGGTGTTTGAGCAAAATGATATTTTGATATCAAACCCGATCCAATGGTTATTAATAATTTATCACAACAAGTAAATTTTAAAAAAGTTTATTTTAAAAATAAACATAAGATTACAAAAAAACAAGTGATGAAAGCAAATTGGAAATATTGTGGTGCACGATTAAAACAAATTTTTACAGCTGATGTCCGAGAATTAGAAAAAATAGAAAACCCTCATCGTTTAAAAATTTTACGTTGTGGAATTAAAACTGGGATGTATATTGCTGGTTATAATTTTATTCGGATTATTTTAGAAATACAACGAGATGATCATGATTTATTTTTAAAAAATATGCGAACATTAGATTATGTTATTCTTAGTTTAATGATTGTAATTGGTATTATTTTAATATTATTTGCCCAATGGATAGCTGTTATAAAATGAAGAAAAGGCGGATGATTATATGAAAAACAATACTAA
- the hprK gene encoding HPr(Ser) kinase/phosphatase — MTKFIVKDIVDKFGYKVLAGREGLNRPIKIYGLNRPGLELAGFDFEKNNSNRRVVLLSNKEQLFVNTLSKKEIRERYEYILNENIPMIILTEKFTDKLLLEIAEKHSCPVVRASNITTSRLYQMVLEFFDEHFAPVTEEHASLINVFGKGILLKGKSGIGKSEMTLELIKKNHLFVGDDRIIIRQRNNRLYGQTHEMLKNLIEVRGLGILDLSKIYGLQVLLDESKIDLVIELINLDDEQYKSIDRLGSKYKHIKILDTKVPIVTIPVTYGRNVSELVETAVSKLKLDEAGISSMQILQDRFKKYSK; from the coding sequence ATGACAAAGTTTATTGTAAAAGATATTGTTGATAAATTTGGCTACAAGGTGTTAGCGGGAAGGGAAGGCCTTAATCGACCTATTAAAATTTATGGTCTTAATCGACCAGGATTAGAATTAGCTGGCTTTGATTTTGAAAAAAATAATAGTAATCGTCGGGTAGTTTTGTTATCAAATAAAGAGCAATTATTTGTGAATACCTTAAGTAAAAAAGAAATAAGAGAGCGCTATGAGTATATTTTAAATGAAAATATTCCAATGATTATTTTAACGGAAAAATTTACTGATAAATTATTATTAGAAATTGCGGAAAAACATAGTTGTCCAGTTGTTCGTGCAAGCAATATTACAACAAGTCGTTTATATCAAATGGTATTAGAATTTTTTGATGAACATTTCGCCCCAGTAACAGAAGAACATGCATCATTAATTAATGTTTTTGGAAAAGGAATTTTATTAAAAGGAAAATCAGGAATTGGAAAATCAGAAATGACATTAGAATTAATTAAAAAAAATCATTTGTTTGTTGGTGATGATCGGATTATTATTCGGCAACGAAATAATAGATTATATGGGCAAACACATGAAATGTTAAAAAATTTAATTGAAGTCCGTGGTTTAGGAATCTTAGATTTAAGTAAAATTTATGGTTTGCAAGTGTTATTAGATGAATCAAAAATTGATTTAGTAATTGAATTAATTAATTTAGATGATGAACAATATAAATCAATTGACCGATTAGGATCTAAGTATAAACATATTAAAATTTTAGATACAAAGGTACCAATTGTAACAATTCCAGTTACATATGGGCGTAATGTTAGTGAATTAGTTGAGACAGCAGTTTCAAAATTAAAATTAGATGAAGCAGGAATTTCTTCGATGCAAATTTTACAAGATCGTTTTAAAAAATATTCAAAATAG
- a CDS encoding phosphoglycerate kinase, whose product MTNKKELKDVQVKGKKVLVRVDFNVPMKDGQVTDDNRITAALPTIKYLLAQEAKVILFSHLGKVKTADDLEKRDMAPVAKVLEQKLRQPVKFINAFEGKQLEEAIDEMHNQDVILFQNTRFADIIDSNGQISVDSDGKATAKRESKNDSALGKYWASLGDVFVNDAFGTAHRAHASNVGIAENIAESCLGFLVEKEVKMLSEGVDNPVKPFVAIIGGAKVSDKIGVIEYLLTKADKILIGGGMAYTFFVAQGHKIGNSLLEVDNVEIAKTFLAKAKGKIILPIDSLEASEFADIPAKVTTGLDINDGYMALDIGPKTIELFKKELADAKTVAWNGPMGVFEFKNYSIGTKAVCEAIAKLKGAFTLIGGGDSAAAAIQLGYKDKFTHISTGGGASLEYMEGKPLPGIEAVQNK is encoded by the coding sequence ATGACAAACAAAAAAGAATTAAAAGATGTTCAAGTTAAAGGAAAAAAAGTTTTAGTCCGTGTTGATTTTAATGTGCCAATGAAGGATGGGCAAGTTACTGATGATAATCGGATTACTGCAGCTTTACCCACAATTAAATATTTGTTAGCACAAGAAGCAAAAGTAATTTTATTTTCTCATTTAGGGAAAGTTAAAACAGCTGATGATTTAGAAAAACGTGATATGGCGCCAGTGGCAAAGGTATTAGAACAAAAATTACGACAACCAGTTAAGTTTATTAATGCTTTTGAAGGAAAACAATTGGAAGAAGCTATTGATGAGATGCATAATCAAGATGTAATTTTATTTCAAAATACACGCTTTGCTGATATTATTGATAGTAATGGTCAAATTAGTGTTGATAGTGATGGTAAAGCAACTGCAAAACGAGAAAGCAAAAATGATTCTGCTTTAGGGAAATATTGAGCAAGTTTAGGTGATGTTTTTGTTAATGATGCATTTGGAACTGCGCATCGTGCTCATGCTTCAAATGTTGGGATTGCAGAAAATATTGCTGAATCATGTTTAGGATTTTTAGTGGAAAAAGAAGTAAAAATGTTGTCAGAAGGAGTAGACAATCCAGTTAAACCATTTGTTGCTATTATTGGTGGCGCAAAAGTTTCCGATAAAATTGGGGTAATTGAATATTTATTAACAAAAGCAGATAAGATTTTAATTGGTGGTGGAATGGCATATACTTTTTTTGTTGCTCAAGGTCATAAAATTGGAAATTCATTATTAGAAGTTGATAATGTTGAAATTGCTAAAACCTTTTTAGCAAAAGCAAAAGGAAAAATTATTTTACCAATTGATTCATTAGAAGCATCTGAATTTGCTGATATACCAGCAAAAGTTACAACAGGTTTGGATATTAATGATGGTTATATGGCATTAGATATTGGTCCCAAAACAATTGAATTATTTAAAAAAGAATTAGCGGATGCAAAAACGGTTGCTTGAAATGGACCAATGGGAGTTTTTGAATTTAAAAATTATAGTATTGGAACAAAAGCTGTTTGTGAAGCAATTGCTAAACTAAAAGGAGCCTTTACTTTAATAGGAGGAGGCGATTCAGCTGCAGCGGCAATTCAATTAGGATATAAAGATAAATTTACGCATATTTCAACTGGTGGTGGTGCTAGCTTAGAATATATGGAAGGGAAACCACTGCCTGGTATTGAAGCTGTTCAAAATAAATAA
- the trxB gene encoding thioredoxin-disulfide reductase: MKNNTNEIYDILIIGAGPGGMTAGIYAARAMTNIAMIEKGAPGGKVTKTSEIENYPGFDNIQGYELAMKMFEQTQKLKIPYISDHVTNIIRQDNLFKLELFSKKILLAKAVIVATGTVERKLGVPGELELEGHGVSYCAVCDGALYKEKDVVVVGGGYAALEEALYLARFVNKVYLIHRRDEFRADNNIVNKVKAHFKINFIVDSIVTEIKDVTEKRVITVVIKNVKTGKIDNLSVSAIFPYIGAIPISDFAKNLGVLNEEGYFIVNNKCLTALPGLYAAGDVTNTTLRQIATAISDGAKAAQFALEYLNSFH, encoded by the coding sequence ATGAAAAACAATACTAATGAAATATATGATATTTTAATTATTGGAGCTGGTCCTGGCGGGATGACAGCAGGAATTTATGCTGCACGAGCAATGACAAATATTGCAATGATTGAAAAAGGAGCACCAGGAGGAAAAGTAACAAAGACAAGTGAAATTGAAAATTATCCTGGTTTTGATAATATTCAAGGCTATGAATTAGCCATGAAAATGTTTGAACAAACCCAAAAATTAAAAATCCCATATATTTCTGATCATGTTACAAATATTATAAGACAAGATAATTTGTTTAAATTAGAGTTATTTTCAAAAAAAATCTTATTAGCAAAAGCAGTTATTGTTGCAACAGGAACAGTTGAACGTAAATTAGGAGTGCCTGGTGAATTAGAATTAGAAGGACATGGAGTTTCATATTGTGCAGTTTGTGATGGCGCTTTATATAAAGAAAAAGATGTAGTTGTTGTTGGGGGAGGTTATGCTGCTCTTGAAGAAGCTCTTTATTTAGCGCGCTTTGTTAATAAAGTTTATCTAATTCATCGTCGGGATGAATTTCGTGCTGATAATAATATTGTGAATAAAGTAAAAGCACATTTTAAAATTAATTTTATTGTTGATTCAATAGTAACTGAAATTAAGGATGTGACAGAAAAACGGGTGATAACAGTTGTTATTAAAAATGTGAAAACAGGTAAAATTGATAATTTATCAGTTAGTGCTATTTTCCCATATATTGGGGCTATTCCAATTAGTGATTTTGCAAAAAACTTAGGAGTTTTAAATGAAGAAGGCTATTTTATTGTTAATAATAAATGTTTAACAGCATTGCCAGGATTATATGCCGCTGGTGATGTGACAAATACAACATTACGACAAATTGCAACTGCGATTAGTGATGGAGCAAAAGCAGCACAATTTGCCTTAGAATACCTTAATAGTTTTCATTAA
- a CDS encoding 5-formyltetrahydrofolate cyclo-ligase, whose protein sequence is MITRAKQEIRQEKLFVRSKISSELLQQKETQIFNTFFQHPGVQSKTIALYYSIKNEVNTIFIIKQLFALKINVLLPRMEGNNLKFYHITNLTTDLEFNSRFGLYEPLNSLPIIDTEKIDVLVVPIVAFDQNNFRLGYGKCYYDRFLKNYYDLVIGLAFIQ, encoded by the coding sequence ATGATAACTCGTGCTAAACAAGAAATTCGACAAGAAAAATTGTTTGTAAGAAGCAAGATTTCATCTGAGTTATTACAGCAAAAAGAAACTCAGATTTTTAATACTTTTTTTCAACATCCTGGTGTACAAAGTAAAACAATTGCTCTTTATTATTCAATCAAAAATGAAGTTAATACTATTTTTATTATTAAGCAATTATTTGCATTAAAAATTAATGTTTTATTACCACGAATGGAAGGTAATAATTTAAAATTTTATCATATTACCAATTTAACAACTGATTTAGAATTTAATTCACGTTTTGGTCTTTATGAACCATTAAATTCATTGCCAATAATTGATACAGAAAAAATTGATGTTCTTGTTGTTCCAATCGTTGCTTTTGATCAAAACAATTTTCGGTTAGGATATGGGAAATGCTATTATGATCGGTTTTTAAAAAATTATTATGATCTTGTGATTGGGTTAGCATTTATTCAATAG